The segment TCTACTTCTCTGTTTTCTCCTACAAATATACAATGGCTTATATCAAACTTTTCCTTTAAATTCTCCATCATTTTGAAAAAATAGCGCTCAGCATATTCATTACTCTCGCTAAATGGTACAGATAATTTGGCTTTTTTCCAAATTAATTCAGGTGTTGCTAAAAATATTGAGTTCATAACATCCTCCAATTTAGTATTCTCTATATATTATAACTCATTTGAATCTATTTCTCAGTAGGATATACCATTTTACAAATTTATTTTACAAAAAAACTGCGAGTAATTCTAAACTAGAACCACTCGCAGTTTTTAAATACATTTAATAGTTGAAATTCATACTTACATTTGCTCTTATTTCTATCTGGCCTTGACTAATACTTGTCGATGCTGCATCTGCTGATTTTAGCATCATATTTTCATATCCTCTATATGGCGCTACATAAGATGCACTCTCTACTATGCTCGATGGAGTCGTTATAACCACACCTGCTGCTTTTGACATAGCACTTGCCTTCATCTTTGCACTTGAAATAGCTTTTGCAAGTGCTTGTAAGTAAAGTTCTTCACTTTTACTAGTTGTAAAGTTCACTTGACCTATTTGATTTGATCCAGCTTTGGTAGCATCATCTATTATTTTGCCTACTTTATCAATATCATCAACATCTACCTTAACTCTATTAACTACTCTATAAGCATAAAGCTCAGATTCTCTAGTCTTTTCATTATATTTTGTCAATGGATAAATACTATACTCTATAGTTTGTATATCTTTGTCTTCTAATCCATTTGCCTTAATTGACTTCATGACACTTGCCATTTTTTTAGCATTTTCTTCCTGTGCAATCTTAGTATCTTTGTTTTCTGTTTTTACACCGATTTCTATACTAGCTTGGTCTGGTTCCGCCCAAACACTTCCTTGACCTGAAACTGCAATAAAATTCGTATTTTCTGCTGCCATTGCTGGCATTACACTACCTAACATCATCACCATAATTAATAATACACTAGCTATCTTTTTCATTTTTTTTCCTCCTCTTAATTTTAAGCACTTTATTTTTAATAAATAAATAAACACTTCCAAACAAACCTATACCCAATATAATATATATAGCATTACTTGTTAAGAAAACAATAGCATTTTCTATATTTTTGAAAAGTTTATTCATTTCCAATATAAAACCGTCTTTTATTCTTTTTCCTAAGTTCTCATCTCTTTTTTCAATCTGTGGTTCAAGCGAACTGACTTCTTCTATAGAAACATCTAATCTTGAAT is part of the Tissierellales bacterium genome and harbors:
- a CDS encoding SIMPL domain-containing protein (The SIMPL domain is named for its presence in mouse protein SIMPL (signalling molecule that associates with mouse pelle-like kinase). Bacterial member BP26, from Brucella, was shown to assemble into a channel-like structure, while YggE from E. coli has been associated with resistance to oxidative stress.); protein product: MKKIASVLLIMVMMLGSVMPAMAAENTNFIAVSGQGSVWAEPDQASIEIGVKTENKDTKIAQEENAKKMASVMKSIKANGLEDKDIQTIEYSIYPLTKYNEKTRESELYAYRVVNRVKVDVDDIDKVGKIIDDATKAGSNQIGQVNFTTSKSEELYLQALAKAISSAKMKASAMSKAAGVVITTPSSIVESASYVAPYRGYENMMLKSADAASTSISQGQIEIRANVSMNFNY